Proteins found in one Lutimonas zeaxanthinifaciens genomic segment:
- a CDS encoding TetR family transcriptional regulator C-terminal domain-containing protein, with protein MARKKKINKEDIYTFYMNYYLENGRAPSSAYELAKLNNFDEKDFYTFFGNLKTVEKSIFDSFYDQTLLLLHNSEDYESFDVRNKLLSFYYTYFEILTANRSFVMALASKSKFKYDLLKLLSSTKRKFSFFVQKLEIDKLDLKDTKLDEFIDRSIEESLWVQFVVCFKFWLDDESASLEKTDIFIEKSVNTGFDLLNVKPLRSILDLGKFLYHEKIHMN; from the coding sequence ATGGCACGCAAGAAAAAAATTAATAAGGAGGATATCTATACATTCTACATGAATTATTATCTTGAAAATGGACGAGCTCCTTCTTCAGCCTACGAACTGGCTAAATTGAATAATTTCGATGAAAAGGATTTCTATACGTTTTTTGGAAATCTAAAAACAGTTGAAAAGTCTATTTTTGATTCATTCTATGATCAAACATTACTGTTATTGCATAACAGTGAAGATTATGAAAGTTTTGATGTCAGGAATAAACTATTGAGCTTTTACTACACTTATTTTGAAATTCTGACAGCAAACCGAAGTTTTGTGATGGCACTTGCTTCGAAAAGCAAATTCAAATATGACTTGCTAAAGTTGCTCTCTTCTACGAAAAGAAAATTCTCATTTTTCGTTCAAAAACTGGAAATTGATAAGTTGGATCTCAAGGATACAAAACTGGATGAGTTCATTGACCGATCCATTGAAGAAAGTCTATGGGTGCAATTTGTGGTCTGCTTTAAATTCTGGCTCGATGATGAATCTGCTTCATTGGAGAAAACAGACATTTTTATTGAAAAGTCGGTGAATACCGGTTTTGACCTTCTCAATGTGAAACCCCTGAGAAGTATACTCGACCTGGGCAAGTTTTTGTATCATGAGAAAATTCACATGAACTAA
- a CDS encoding ABC1 kinase family protein, whose protein sequence is MNTIDRIPVGKVERATNLVQTGAKVGVNYIKYYGKKLTSSEKEARARLNEDNAADIYDGLKKLKGSALKVAQMLSMEKSIMPQAYVEKFSLSQFSVPPLSPALVVRTFKKYFGKSPHEVFDEFNSKSVNAASIGQVHKVLNNDKQLAVKIQYPGVAGSISSDLALVKPIAIKMFNIQGKDSDKYFKEVEDKLIEETDYRLELKQSIEMGQACRHIPNLKFPEYYKEFSSEKILTMDWMSGEHLSEFVQHDNDQTDLNNLGQALWDFYMFQIHRLKKVHADPHPGNFLVSKEKELIALDFGCIKQIPDEFYNPYFELADRENLSNPEYFKNKLFELEILLEEDSKEEIEFFTSMFHELLTVFTEPFQSEFFDFSRSTFFDKISDLSEKYSKNTELRKMNANRGSKHFIYMNRTFFGLYNLMFDLKAKNVEINRFNSF, encoded by the coding sequence ATGAATACCATAGATAGAATACCCGTAGGTAAGGTGGAACGCGCTACCAATTTGGTCCAGACCGGAGCAAAAGTTGGGGTTAACTACATTAAATACTACGGAAAGAAACTCACTTCAAGTGAAAAAGAGGCTAGAGCAAGGCTCAATGAAGACAATGCCGCCGATATATATGACGGATTGAAAAAGCTTAAAGGAAGCGCTCTCAAAGTGGCACAAATGCTTAGCATGGAAAAAAGTATTATGCCTCAGGCTTATGTTGAAAAGTTCTCACTCTCTCAGTTTTCGGTCCCACCTTTATCTCCTGCTCTTGTGGTTAGGACGTTCAAGAAATATTTTGGAAAGTCGCCTCACGAGGTTTTTGATGAATTTAATTCCAAATCAGTGAATGCAGCCAGCATAGGCCAGGTGCATAAGGTCTTAAACAACGATAAGCAGCTCGCAGTTAAAATTCAATATCCGGGGGTTGCCGGAAGTATCAGCTCTGACCTGGCTCTCGTAAAGCCAATAGCGATCAAAATGTTCAATATACAAGGTAAAGATTCGGATAAATACTTTAAGGAAGTTGAGGACAAACTAATCGAAGAAACAGATTACCGGCTGGAGTTAAAGCAATCCATAGAAATGGGGCAGGCATGCCGTCATATTCCCAACCTTAAATTTCCGGAATACTACAAAGAGTTTTCTTCGGAAAAAATCCTGACCATGGATTGGATGTCAGGGGAACATCTTTCGGAATTTGTGCAACATGATAATGATCAAACTGATCTGAATAATTTGGGACAGGCCCTCTGGGACTTCTACATGTTTCAGATCCACAGGCTGAAAAAAGTTCATGCTGATCCTCACCCGGGTAACTTTTTAGTGTCAAAAGAAAAAGAGTTAATCGCTCTTGATTTTGGTTGTATTAAACAGATTCCCGATGAATTTTACAATCCATACTTTGAATTGGCAGACAGAGAAAACCTTTCGAACCCTGAATATTTTAAAAATAAATTATTTGAACTTGAAATTCTACTTGAGGAAGATTCAAAAGAAGAAATTGAATTTTTCACTTCGATGTTTCACGAATTGCTAACTGTTTTTACAGAGCCTTTTCAATCTGAATTTTTTGACTTTTCGCGATCCACCTTTTTTGATAAAATAAGTGATCTGAGTGAGAAATACAGTAAGAATACCGAACTGAGGAAAATGAATGCCAACAGAGGTTCAAAACACTTTATATACATGAACAGAACCTTCTTTGGACTCTATAACCTCATGTTCGACCTTAAGGCAAAAAACGTAGAAATTAACCGCTTTAATTCATTTTAA
- a CDS encoding flavin reductase family protein encodes MKSFNTLDFNNMERLYRINLINSASGFKSANLIGTKSKSGHSNVAIISSVIHLGSDPALLGFVSRPVSVRRNTYDNIKETGIYTINHVHEGIIEDAHHTSAKYDALVSEFSMTNLKEEYKSECDAPFVKGAPVQIKMKFLEEVKLKLNGTIMIIGEIQKLFVEYGILKKDGLINLTEGKVVAINGLDHYTLPQSKKRLPYQRPKITNQLVKES; translated from the coding sequence ATGAAATCTTTCAATACACTTGATTTTAATAACATGGAAAGGTTGTACAGAATTAACCTGATCAACTCTGCGTCCGGATTCAAATCTGCGAATCTCATAGGGACTAAAAGCAAATCCGGCCACAGCAATGTTGCCATCATCAGTTCCGTAATTCATTTGGGTTCTGATCCTGCTCTGTTGGGTTTTGTAAGCCGACCTGTTTCTGTACGTCGGAATACTTATGATAATATTAAAGAAACAGGAATTTACACAATAAATCATGTTCATGAAGGTATCATTGAAGATGCACATCATACTTCAGCGAAATACGATGCATTAGTCTCGGAATTTTCAATGACAAATCTCAAGGAAGAATACAAATCAGAGTGTGACGCACCATTTGTTAAAGGAGCACCTGTTCAAATCAAAATGAAATTTCTCGAAGAAGTGAAATTAAAATTAAACGGAACCATTATGATCATCGGTGAAATCCAGAAGCTTTTTGTTGAATACGGCATTCTCAAAAAAGATGGTTTAATAAACTTGACAGAAGGAAAAGTGGTCGCCATAAACGGACTGGATCATTACACCCTTCCTCAGTCAAAAAAAAGGCTTCCGTATCAAAGACCAAAAATTACAAATCAATTAGTTAAAGAATCATAA
- the folE gene encoding GTP cyclohydrolase I FolE: MKTNEPLFTEGTSALKILDHNEIGDNHMMTSLETPMKDSAFDISDDEKKEKIAFHFSEIMEVLGLDLTDDSLQGTPDRVAKMFIEEIFSGLDPKNKPKVALFDNKYQYNQMLVEKNITFYSNCEHHFVPIIGKAHVAYISSGKVIGLSKLNRIVQYYAKRPQVQERLTNQIADELKRILGTEDIAVIIDAKHLCVSSRGIKDDTSTTVTAYYGGAFEKHEKIVELQNFIQS; encoded by the coding sequence ATGAAAACAAACGAGCCCCTGTTTACCGAAGGAACTTCCGCTTTAAAAATTTTAGATCACAATGAAATTGGCGACAATCACATGATGACCAGTTTAGAAACACCAATGAAAGATTCTGCTTTTGACATAAGTGATGATGAAAAAAAAGAGAAAATCGCCTTCCATTTTAGCGAAATTATGGAAGTTCTTGGCCTTGACCTGACAGATGATTCTCTGCAGGGAACTCCTGACAGGGTGGCGAAAATGTTTATTGAAGAGATTTTTTCCGGCCTTGATCCAAAAAACAAACCGAAAGTTGCCCTGTTCGATAACAAGTACCAGTACAATCAGATGCTGGTTGAAAAAAACATCACATTTTATTCCAATTGTGAACATCATTTTGTTCCGATTATTGGAAAAGCACATGTGGCTTATATTTCTTCAGGGAAGGTAATTGGCCTTTCCAAACTAAACCGTATTGTTCAGTATTATGCCAAAAGACCTCAGGTTCAGGAAAGACTGACCAACCAGATAGCAGATGAACTCAAGCGCATTTTAGGAACGGAGGATATTGCAGTTATCATTGATGCCAAGCACCTTTGTGTATCTTCCAGAGGGATCAAAGATGACACTTCAACTACCGTCACTGCATATTATGGAGGAGCGTTTGAGAAGCACGAAAAAATAGTTGAACTGCAAAATTTTATCCAGTCATGA
- a CDS encoding SDR family NAD(P)-dependent oxidoreductase gives MKKVLIVGGSRGIGRAVVQKMNESYELISISRSASEDMKGSLVQYTCDVLTDELPHIEELEGLVYCPGTINLKPFTRLSESDFKEDFELNVLGAVRVIQKYLKLLKNGNDSSVVLFSTVAVKMGMPFHASIAVAKAGVEALVKSLGAELSPGIRFNAIAPTITDTSLAEKILRNDAMKEKMKERHPMKSYLEPNDVAEMTEFLISDKSKKISGQIFELDCGIVTFKI, from the coding sequence ATGAAAAAAGTACTCATCGTTGGAGGAAGCAGGGGAATTGGCAGAGCTGTTGTACAAAAAATGAATGAATCTTATGAATTGATCTCGATAAGCAGGTCTGCCTCAGAAGATATGAAAGGTTCTTTGGTTCAGTATACTTGCGACGTTTTGACGGATGAGTTACCTCATATTGAGGAATTGGAAGGCCTGGTCTATTGCCCGGGCACTATAAACCTAAAACCATTTACGCGCTTGTCAGAGTCAGATTTTAAAGAAGATTTTGAACTCAATGTATTGGGTGCGGTTAGGGTAATTCAAAAATACCTGAAACTTTTAAAAAATGGTAACGATTCTTCAGTTGTACTTTTCAGCACAGTTGCGGTAAAAATGGGCATGCCCTTTCATGCCAGTATCGCCGTGGCGAAGGCCGGTGTGGAAGCACTAGTGAAATCATTGGGTGCAGAATTGTCACCAGGGATAAGATTCAACGCCATTGCACCTACCATTACAGATACTTCTTTGGCAGAAAAGATTCTGCGGAACGATGCCATGAAAGAAAAAATGAAGGAAAGACATCCGATGAAGTCCTACCTGGAACCTAATGATGTGGCTGAAATGACTGAATTTTTAATTTCAGATAAAAGTAAAAAAATCTCGGGACAAATTTTTGAACTGGATTGTGGGATAGTCACGTTTAAGATTTAG
- a CDS encoding carboxypeptidase-like regulatory domain-containing protein — protein sequence MQKIVFTFFLICLHLNGFSQQIIEKEKDSVTASSVSKKQDSLNSEVFTTIDGITKDTIKETDQGVHTLKGRIISITDKKPLQSAHVVNLNSVDGTITNSNGQFEIPAVVNDTIFISYIGFQSIKLKITNDLLKGNELEIAIHEKVVNIQEVTLKSHKLIGVLVVDAKNVPQDSYSRIHINGLPQAYERGNAYNRNFNSGLGAIFNPVDFWYNKFGKKPKEMQRLRKLKEGDQMRNMMEQKYSREIMMDYLDMSRKELNDLLSECNYSNRFINKASDLQIIEAVLECYENYRAIQKGQVKKDIIRINSEY from the coding sequence ATGCAAAAAATTGTGTTCACATTTTTTTTGATTTGCTTGCATCTGAATGGTTTTTCTCAGCAGATTATTGAAAAGGAAAAAGATTCTGTAACAGCATCATCTGTATCCAAAAAACAAGATTCTCTAAACTCGGAAGTATTTACCACTATAGATGGGATCACGAAAGATACGATTAAAGAGACGGATCAAGGTGTACATACATTAAAGGGAAGAATTATCAGTATCACTGATAAAAAGCCTCTCCAGAGCGCCCACGTTGTAAACCTGAATTCTGTAGATGGAACGATTACCAACTCAAATGGACAATTTGAGATTCCCGCCGTGGTTAACGACACCATATTTATTTCTTACATCGGTTTTCAGTCTATCAAACTTAAAATCACCAATGATTTGCTTAAAGGAAACGAACTTGAAATTGCTATTCATGAAAAAGTGGTCAACATTCAGGAAGTAACATTAAAATCGCATAAGTTGATCGGTGTACTTGTAGTTGATGCTAAAAATGTACCTCAGGATTCGTATAGCAGAATACATATAAACGGTTTACCTCAGGCCTATGAAAGAGGAAATGCCTATAACAGGAATTTTAATTCGGGATTGGGGGCCATATTTAACCCTGTTGATTTCTGGTATAACAAATTTGGCAAGAAACCAAAGGAAATGCAGCGTCTTAGGAAGTTGAAGGAAGGTGATCAGATGAGAAACATGATGGAGCAAAAGTACAGTCGTGAAATCATGATGGACTATCTCGACATGAGCCGAAAGGAATTGAACGATCTGCTTTCAGAATGTAACTATTCAAATCGGTTTATAAATAAAGCCAGTGACCTTCAGATCATAGAGGCAGTGCTGGAATGCTATGAGAATTATAGAGCGATACAAAAAGGCCAGGTCAAAAAAGATATTATTCGTATCAATAGTGAATATTAA
- a CDS encoding prohibitin family protein, translated as MAQQAQLQFPKGILPIIFVGILVLIFISKSTITIEAGEAGVLWKRFGGGVVTDEPPLGEGFHLVAPWNTVIVYEIRQQELTEKMKVLSSNGLDIQLEATAWYQPESNNLGMLHQTKGTNYLDRVLKPAMRSATRSVVGRYTPEQIYSSKRDAIQEEIFDETKKIVQDQYIQLNDVLVRDVTLPPAIKDAIERKLGQEQESLEYEFRLEKAQKEAEKQRIEAQGKADANRILSASLTDKILRDKGIEATLKLSESPNTKVVVVGGQDGLPLILGNN; from the coding sequence ATGGCACAACAAGCACAATTGCAATTTCCAAAAGGAATATTGCCAATAATATTTGTCGGGATTCTTGTCCTGATATTTATTTCAAAATCTACAATCACGATCGAAGCCGGTGAAGCCGGGGTTCTCTGGAAAAGATTTGGAGGTGGAGTGGTAACTGATGAACCACCTCTTGGAGAAGGATTTCATCTTGTCGCTCCCTGGAACACTGTGATTGTTTATGAAATTAGACAGCAGGAACTGACTGAAAAAATGAAAGTACTCTCATCCAACGGTCTGGACATTCAGCTGGAAGCAACAGCATGGTACCAGCCGGAATCCAATAATCTGGGTATGTTACATCAAACTAAAGGTACCAATTATCTTGACAGGGTCTTGAAGCCTGCCATGAGATCTGCCACAAGGAGTGTTGTTGGAAGGTATACTCCAGAACAAATTTATTCATCCAAAAGGGACGCAATCCAGGAAGAGATTTTCGATGAAACCAAAAAGATTGTTCAGGATCAGTACATACAGTTAAATGATGTCCTGGTAAGAGATGTTACACTTCCGCCGGCGATCAAGGATGCTATCGAAAGAAAGTTAGGTCAGGAGCAGGAATCTCTTGAATATGAATTTAGATTGGAAAAGGCACAGAAAGAAGCTGAAAAGCAAAGAATTGAGGCTCAGGGTAAAGCCGATGCCAACAGAATTCTAAGCGCATCTTTAACGGACAAAATACTCAGGGATAAGGGAATTGAGGCAACCTTGAAGTTGTCTGAATCACCAAATACCAAAGTAGTTGTTGTTGGAGGACAAGACGGGTTACCTTTAATACTAGGTAACAATTAA